The Nerophis ophidion isolate RoL-2023_Sa linkage group LG20, RoL_Noph_v1.0, whole genome shotgun sequence genomic interval TTCTCAAATGGCCTTCCTCGATGCTGTTGTCACGCTGGTCCTTTCCACCTTTTGGGTGCTTCTGCTGTTCCTCCACGTCCATCATCTCATCCCGGTAGTACATCTTGGAGTCCGAAGTTTCAGACTCGTTCTCAAAGTCTCTTTCGTGGTCTTGGTCCTCAGAAGTGTAGCTGTCCATACAGCGTAGGTCACTAGAACCTCGACGCTCGCCCCTACCGTCACTACCAGCCCCCTCTCGGCATTCATCCTCACTTTGCCTCATCATGCCTCTCAGAGTCATACCGGGACTCATCTCATCCTGGGAAGGGGATTGCTGCCCGCTTCCACCGCTGTGGTTCCCTGTGCCACTCCcactgttgttgttgctgttgtagTTTCCGTTCATCCTGATGTTGTTGTGAAGGAGCGACGAGTGGTGATATGGGTGATGATTGTGGTTGATGTGATCGTCGTCATCCTCGTCTTTGTCTTCGTATTCGTCAGCCACGTCAATCACTTCCTTCTCGATCTTCACGGGCATGCTGGACTTACGAGGCTTCTTTTTGGGCGTGGGGTCTGCCCCGCCCCCGGTGCCTGGCTCATGATGGCCACCAACTGTGTTTAAGCTCTGCGACATGGCTCCCATCTCGGACACATGGACATTGTTGTGTGAAGCCACAGCCGCCAGGATCTGCTGTTGCTGGTCCATTAAGGTGGTGCCGTTGGTGGTGGTGGGCAGAATGGGGCTTATGGGCAGCGAGACGGGTGGACTAACTAGGTGTGCAGGGGACAGTAGTGTACGGTAGAATGGGGGCACAGGTTGGACTGGTTGCACTGACTTTAGAGAGGGGAACACCAGTGTGCTCTGCAGGGGGGATTGAAGCATCGGGTCTATTGGTGGAGTGGTGAAGCCCAGAGGTGGCCGGCCAGGACTTGTAAGTGTGAATCCACCATTTTTGGTGCTTGAGATGACAGGCGTACCAGAGTTGGAGTTGGCACGAATTAAGTCTTTGTCGCGGTTATTGCGCAACATAGGCATGTGCAGACGCGGGTTGGGGTTGGCGCTGTGGCGGTTGCGACTGCGCAGGGAACTAAAGACCATGTTGCAGCCCTCGATGGTGCAGCGGTGTTTAATCTTTAGGTGTACCGCGTTGTAGTGTATTTTGAGCGTGCCTTTGTCGTAAAAGGTCTTGCCGCAAGAATTGCAGCACACGCGGCCTTTGCGGGAGGTGGAGCCCATGCGCCTCATGCGGTGCATTTTGGAGGAAAATGAAGCATGGGTGATGGATTTTGACTGCTCCTCTTTGACAAAGTGAAGGTGAATCTGGTGGTCACTCAGGGTGTTGGAAGTCTGAGACTGGTTTTGTGACTGCTGTTGCTGTGACTGCTGCTGTTGCGCCTGCTGGAGGGACGGAGATGGCGACACGGGGGATGCCCGATTGCTGGGCTCCGTTTTGGGTTCAGTGTTGTTCATGCCACCCAAGGTTCCACGGCTCGGACTCTGGCTCGTACGGAACGGCGACATGGACACGTCTGACTCGCTCGTTTCCACTTGTTCAACTTGGTTGGGCAAGCTGGGCTCCCGTAGCCGGAGAGCTGACTGTTCCATTGGTAGTCCGTTGGGGGGCAAACCGAGCATGGGGGCAGACACAGGGTTGATGTACTGGAACGGTAAAAGGAATGCTAAGCTGTTGGGGATATTCTCAAAGTGATGAATACTAGATGGGCTGCTATTTTCTAAATGTGTAAGTAGTCCCGGGCTGCGTGTCCTGTTGTTGCTCTCAATGAACGTCCTAATCCCGGAGTCGGTTTTGGAAGACTGAACGGTAACTGCCTGCCCTTCCTTCTCCTGAATGGCCATCAGCTCCACGATGGATTTGGTCTCGCCAAAGCGCAAGAACTGCTGCAAGGTGATGATCTCCTCTTCTCGGGACATGATGGTCCAGCGGTCCAACACCTTGCCTGCAGTGTCCTGAAGAGACAGGAATACAAACTATTATTGATCGGGCCTAATAGTCCAGTCAAAGAGAAGTCGGAGCAGAGGTTAGCGGTTAGAGAAGCAACTAGCGGGTTTTTGTTTGTCTTTCAGGCGTTTATTTTTCTATATAGATCTGCCCTGCAACATTGAGGCGATTGAAAACAATCCAACCCCAGAAGACACAAGAAAATACAGTCATGGTGTATTTCCTCTACTCCTGAACTGCTGCACATCTGTCCAAACATGCACTTCTATTGTGTGTCTtctgacaaatacaccacatggtggcgcttTTATGATACCcttatagggttgtacggtataccagtattagtatagtaccacaacactaatgaatcattttctgtACCATAACCGCCTCTAAAAAGCACTGATCCAAAACCCCCTcaagtttataaactcaggaagtatgtccctggactcatgaggactttgaatatgaccaaggtATGATCCTGTattgacttggtatcagattgatacccaaattcgtggtatcatccaaaactaatgtaaagtaacagaagaataagtgacttttactttttaacagaagtgtcgatagaacatgctaagagagaaagtaagcagatattaacaataaatgaacaagtagattaataattcattttctaccacttgtccttaattttGACCAAAATAGTATTGCATACATTAGCactcagcagctaaattagcagcctttgtttgcttacttactaataaaatacaagttgtcttgtatgttcattattttatttaaggacaaacctaCAATaggaaatatatgtttaatgtaccctaagaatttttgttaaaatggagttaataatgcattttttttgtggaccccttttatttagaaaagcaccaaaaagtatcaaattaATTTGGTTACCGGGACAACATGAGATCCTTATAAATGTGATTGACAGAAAAATTCTCATaaagctcaatcaatcaatcaatcaatcaatgtttatttatatagccccaaatcacaaatgtctcaaaggactgcacaaatcattacgactacaacatcctcggaagaacccacaaaagggcaaggaaaactcacatccagtgggacgccagtgacaatgctgactgagaaaccttggagaggacctcagatgtgggcaacccccccacgcCCCCTCTGTACTGTACAAAAACCTTACTGTAACCCCAAAATTTGGTGCACAACTCAAGGGGACTGACCAGCACGTGTGTAAAATCCACAAATTATTAAGCCTTTGTTTATTAATTCTAAACCTTGAGGATTGTTGTTAcatttatgctaacattttttattttatttttttagcacaaCCCAAAAGGAgccacagttttttgttttttttgcaagtgAACCATAGTCTAAGACTCTACAGAAATCCATCCATGGCACAAAAGGACATAAATATGGGATGACAAATGTAGTTAGATTTGACATTTCCAATCGTTGCATTTTTCCTTTGAAATGCTTGGAAAGGGCTTGAATTGCTCCAGTGGGACTCGGATGATATTCCAAATGGAGACATTGAGTTGGCCCGCGTCCTTAAGAGATAACAAGCTCTCCTTTGCACACTCTTATTCATTGTCGGGAGATTGCACAGAAGTGGGAAAAGAATGTTGGCAAATCCGTAGCATTACATTTATGGCTAGGTTGCATGCTAAGAGGTACCGACCCGGCGTTTGTCTGCCTTCATTCTTTTATAACGTCATACACTTATCCTCACATCGCATTTGACTTCTCTGCCTTTTGTGCAAACAACCCAAATGTTCCCCAAAGAGTAGTCCCGAGTGACAACCGGGGAACAATTAGTCACATGGCAATGAGAACATTTCATGCCTTCCTAGCTGCTGGCATCTATGAAAGATAAATGGTGACCGTGGTGCACCGAAAGATgtgtaaaaaaaagacaaacaaaaaaaaaacatcacaaggCACAAAGGGGGCTGTAAGGAAGAAACAGAAGATAAATGTTTAAAGCGAAACGGGAGAGACTCTGAGAAGGGCAAAGGGATAAAAAACCCCCAGAAAAACAAGTGCGAGGAGTTGAATTTGATGCCCTCAGATATACCACAGAAGGAGATTCTTCTGAGACCAAACATCAGTAGTCACTGGGGTATTTGTTgttaaatatacattaaaaaaacattttacacttTCATTCTGTGTGCGtgctggacttttttttttttttttttgcctggagGTATGACTCTAAATTCCACGATGATTTCACACCGCACGGCCATCTGGGGTATTATGGATTCCATTGGATTTAATTGAAACTCAAATATAAAAGGCACGGAATCTCTTTAAGTTGCTTCTTAAACCATGAGCTGTTATTTGAAAGTTTTTCCAAAGTGTTTATTAGGAGTATGAATGTGACAATACATAACTCTATGGTATTTAACGATACTGGGTACTGACTGGCACCTTGTCACTGTTCAAAGagaaacatttgtttcttatctgaaacacacatttttccttaaggaaaaaaaagaatttgaagtcaaattttgtgattttttttttttttttttaaatgttcctttaagtcatgcacacacatatattagcccttttttgtattttttctgtgtgtgtatatatatatatgtgtatatatatatatatatatatctctatatccagctcgacacatacttttatgtggCCCACGAAAGCCTGTAAATAGTCTGTAAAAAATAATTCTTACTAAATGTActtgataattttttttaatgttttaaattgtaatatttgatcatgcaataattgtatttatatatatatatatatatatatatatatatatatatatatatatatatatatatatatatatatatatgtatatgtgtgtaaaaaatacaattaaatacttAAACAACTGCTTGTCACCTTGATGGAGAGGTTACTTATATATAAtcaatttgtacatttttatgtaaaaaaattaaatgcatgtatgtatgtaaatatatatatatatgtgtgtatatatatatatatacacacacacacatacgtggcgcagtgggagagttgccgtgcgcaacctgagggtcactggttcaaatcccacctagaaccaacctcgtcacgtccgttgtgtcctgagcaagacacttcacccttgctcctgatgggtgctggttagcgccttgcatggcagctccctccatcagtgtgtgaatgtgtgtgtgaatgggtaaatgtggaagtagtgtcaaagcgctttgagtaccttgaaggtagaaaagcgctatacaagtacaacccatttatatatatatatatatatatatatatatatgtatgtgtgtatgtatgtatgtatgtgtgtgtgtgtaatatatatattcatttgtgTAATATTAGCATGAGGTGATTACACATTTATATTCCAATATATTTAGTGTTATGTCGGCCCTCTAAAGGCCGCAATATGGGCtcagtggccctcaatgaaaatgag includes:
- the LOC133538622 gene encoding zinc finger protein basonuclin-2-like isoform X2 is translated as MSKEAELDVRGARESSDPETPRRTPSRSPSPSPSPSPSTPADHGGDAAPERQPSGRGVLGRRGGSSMQFSSRPPSAEQPGLMGTWRQQQTSDSNLLYRMSQQAIRCTLVNCTCECFQPGKIHLRTCDHCKHGWVAHALDKLSTQHLYHPTQVEIVQSNVVFDISSLMLYGTQAVPVRLKILLDRLFSVLKQEEVLHILHGLGWTLRDYVRGYILQDTAGKVLDRWTIMSREEEIITLQQFLRFGETKSIVELMAIQEKEGQAVTVQSSKTDSGIRTFIESNNRTRSPGLLTHLENSSPSSIHHFENIPNSLAFLLPFQYINPVSAPMLGLPPNGLPMEQSALRLREPSLPNQVEQVETSESDVSMSPFRTSQSPSRGTLGGMNNTEPKTEPSNRASPVSPSPSLQQAQQQQSQQQQSQNQSQTSNTLSDHQIHLHFVKEEQSKSITHASFSSKMHRMRRMGSTSRKGRVCCNSCGKTFYDKGTLKIHYNAVHLKIKHRCTIEGCNMVFSSLRSRNRHSANPNPRLHMPMLRNNRDKDLIRANSNSGTPVISSTKNGGFTLTSPGRPPLGFTTPPIDPMLQSPLQSTLVFPSLKSVQPVQPVPPFYRTLLSPAHLVSPPVSLPISPILPTTTNGTTLMDQQQQILAAVASHNNVHVSEMGAMSQSLNTVGGHHEPGTGGGADPTPKKKPRKSSMPVKIEKEVIDVADEYEDKDEDDDDHINHNHHPYHHSSLLHNNIRMNGNYNSNNNSGSGTGNHSGGSGQQSPSQDEMSPGMTLRGMMRQSEDECREGAGSDGRGERRGSSDLRCMDSYTSEDQDHERDFENESETSDSKMYYRDEMMDVEEQQKHPKGGKDQRDNSIEEGHLRKDIEGKGQLSPSPHQAATKIKEELNDPTYDMFCMSQYGLYNGGMAAAAAASMAALHESFISSMGYGASPPKFPTSQSPDGDPCSSPDPKICYVCKKTFKSSYSMKLHYKNVHLKEMHVCTVAGCNAAFPSRRSRDRTMSDREVNN
- the LOC133538622 gene encoding zinc finger protein basonuclin-2-like isoform X1, whose amino-acid sequence is MSKEAELDVRGARESSDPETPRRTPSRSPSPSPSPSPSTPADHGGDAAPERQPSGRGVLGRRGGSSMQFSSRPPSAEQPGLMGTWRQQQTSDSNLLYRMSQQAIRCTLVNCTCECFQPGKIHLRTCDHCKHGWVAHALDKLSTQHLYHPTQVEIVQSNVVFDISSLMLYGTQAVPVRLKILLDRLFSVLKQEEVLHILHGLGWTLRDYVRGYILQDTAGKVLDRWTIMSREEEIITLQQFLRFGETKSIVELMAIQEKEGQAVTVQSSKTDSGIRTFIESNNRTRSPGLLTHLENSSPSSIHHFENIPNSLAFLLPFQYINPVSAPMLGLPPNGLPMEQSALRLREPSLPNQVEQVETSESDVSMSPFRTSQSPSRGTLGGMNNTEPKTEPSNRASPVSPSPSLQQAQQQQSQQQQSQNQSQTSNTLSDHQIHLHFVKEEQSKSITHASFSSKMHRMRRMGSTSRKGRVCCNSCGKTFYDKGTLKIHYNAVHLKIKHRCTIEGCNMVFSSLRSRNRHSANPNPRLHMPMLRNNRDKDLIRANSNSGTPVISSTKNGGFTLTSPGRPPLGFTTPPIDPMLQSPLQSTLVFPSLKSVQPVQPVPPFYRTLLSPAHLVSPPVSLPISPILPTTTNGTTLMDQQQQILAAVASHNNVHVSEMGAMSQSLNTVGGHHEPGTGGGADPTPKKKPRKSSMPVKIEKEVIDVADEYEDKDEDDDDHINHNHHPYHHSSLLHNNIRMNGNYNSNNNSGSGTGNHSGGSGQQSPSQDEMSPGMTLRGMMRQSEDECREGAGSDGRGERRGSSDLRCMDSYTSEDQDHERDFENESETSDSKMYYRDEMMDVEEQQKHPKGGKDQRDNSIEEGHLRKDIEGKGQLSPSPHQAATKIKEELNDPTYDMFCMSQYGLYNGGMAAAAAASMAALHESFISSMGYGASPPKFPTSQSPDGDPCSSPDPKICYVCKKTFKSSYSMKLHYKNVHLKEMHVCTVAGCNAAFPSRRSRDRHSSNINLHRKLLTKELDDIVLDPQLTPLPNDFRAELLAKIYAGHHHMALDPTGGMAFRGLGPAALIHGAHSPMGNIDFSQRLLHPHLKNHHANGFSRGQPDDYVVLDLSTTSSGSVHSSHESDEGSDEGVLLDDLEEEEGLEEEEGNSEGEEQGRETSDTTSECLASPFRLSSTGGSNNNNDGGGVLCSICHKMYSNKGTLRVHYKTVHLREMHKCKIPGCNMAFSSLRSRNRHSQNPNLHKNAPFSALTPQTPPLFPPLAPPPLCTQPCP